A section of the Bacteroidales bacterium genome encodes:
- a CDS encoding 2-oxoacid:ferredoxin oxidoreductase subunit beta has protein sequence MEENLTVERSRVPLSKEDFVSDQMVKWCPGCGDHAILSSLANVFPKIGYRKENFLVISGIGCSSRFPYYVNTYGFHSIHGRANPIATGAKVSNPHLSVWVATGDGDSMAIGGNHFIHIIRRNVDLNIMLFNNRIYGLTKGQYSPTTEMGTVTKTSPQGTIEHPFNAGELVLGAQGTFFARVVDTNPKLMTEVMFEAAKHDGTSVVEVLQNCVIFADGVHDLITSKETRDDNQLILKNGEPMIFGKNKNKGLRLKGTHIEVVEIGKNGITESDLLVHDQYDQDPGIHLMLAKMAPPLYPVALGVIRSAMFPTYDDLVEEQIKTAKATSKIQCVDDLLNSGDTWEIK, from the coding sequence ATGGAAGAAAATTTAACAGTAGAAAGATCAAGAGTACCACTGTCGAAAGAAGATTTTGTAAGCGATCAGATGGTGAAATGGTGTCCCGGATGTGGCGACCATGCAATACTTTCCTCTTTGGCAAATGTTTTCCCCAAGATTGGATATAGAAAAGAAAATTTTTTAGTGATATCAGGTATCGGTTGTTCTTCGAGGTTTCCGTATTACGTGAATACTTATGGTTTTCACAGTATTCATGGAAGAGCTAATCCAATTGCAACAGGCGCTAAAGTTTCAAATCCGCACCTGAGTGTTTGGGTAGCTACCGGTGATGGCGATTCAATGGCTATTGGCGGCAACCACTTCATTCATATTATCCGCAGAAATGTTGACTTGAACATCATGCTTTTCAATAACCGGATTTATGGCTTAACCAAAGGTCAATATTCTCCAACTACAGAAATGGGCACGGTAACTAAAACTTCTCCACAGGGAACTATTGAACATCCTTTCAATGCCGGCGAACTGGTTTTAGGTGCACAGGGAACTTTCTTTGCACGTGTGGTGGATACTAATCCTAAACTGATGACGGAAGTTATGTTTGAAGCAGCTAAACATGATGGAACATCGGTAGTTGAAGTATTGCAGAATTGCGTAATTTTTGCCGATGGCGTTCACGATTTAATTACTTCAAAAGAAACCCGTGACGACAACCAGTTGATACTGAAAAATGGTGAACCTATGATATTCGGTAAAAACAAAAATAAAGGGCTTCGCCTGAAAGGAACACATATCGAAGTTGTTGAAATTGGTAAGAATGGAATTACCGAAAGTGATCTTTTGGTTCACGACCAGTACGACCAGGATCCCGGTATTCACCTGATGCTGGCTAAAATGGCTCCGCCATTATATCCTGTTGCATTAGGAGTAATTCGTTCGGCAATGTTCCCAACTTACGACGACCTTGTTGAAGAACAGATTAAAACAGCTAAAGCTACTTCAAAAATTCAATGCGTTGACGATTTACTAAATAGTGGCGACACCTGGGAAATAAAATAA
- a CDS encoding RNA methyltransferase — MLTQNQIKFVRSLHLKKFRDEQRQFIAEGPKIINDIIEKGLPVVSLFAKNEWLDKNTETISKNNINYFEVNDKELERISCLSTPNQVLAVLDYFPGKTFSIKSFSGITLILDGISDPGNFGTIIRTADWFGITNIICSENCVELYNPKVIQATMGSFLRTTIYYTNLEKFLSINKGNAYVYGAYMIGEPLYNATKKENPIIIIGSESKGISPELEKYINIKIAIPLQNKAETTHAESLNASIATALICYEFTKQQ, encoded by the coding sequence ATGCTGACTCAAAACCAGATAAAATTCGTTCGTTCGCTGCATTTGAAAAAGTTTCGTGATGAACAAAGGCAATTTATTGCTGAAGGTCCAAAAATAATTAATGACATCATTGAAAAAGGATTACCTGTAGTTTCATTGTTTGCAAAAAATGAATGGCTGGATAAAAATACTGAAACCATAAGTAAAAACAATATCAACTATTTTGAAGTTAACGATAAGGAACTGGAACGTATCAGCTGCCTTAGTACTCCCAACCAGGTTCTGGCTGTATTAGATTACTTTCCTGGTAAAACTTTTTCAATAAAATCATTTTCAGGAATAACTTTAATACTCGATGGAATCAGCGACCCGGGGAATTTTGGTACGATTATCAGAACAGCCGACTGGTTTGGTATTACAAACATAATATGTTCTGAAAATTGTGTGGAGTTATATAATCCAAAAGTAATCCAGGCTACCATGGGTTCATTTTTAAGAACAACCATATATTATACAAACCTCGAAAAATTTCTTTCTATAAATAAAGGCAATGCTTATGTTTATGGCGCTTATATGATAGGTGAGCCATTATACAATGCCACAAAAAAGGAAAACCCGATTATCATTATTGGAAGTGAATCGAAAGGGATATCACCCGAATTAGAAAAATATATCAATATAAAGATTGCAATTCCACTACAGAATAAAGCAGAAACAACACATGCGGAATCGCTGAATGCATCTATCGCTACGGCGTTGATTTGTTACGAATTTACAAAACAGCAATAA
- the yidC gene encoding membrane protein insertase YidC: MNKNTIIGLVLIIGIMAIFSYINRPSEAEIKKRQHEQDSIALALKKNDSIAVAESKIKKLKSDSLKTDTGSVKTSNDSSVSVKQKDELGIFAGSAQGEKKTIIVENEIAKFKFNTFGGGICYIQLKNYKTFDKKPIVLYHSDSSLFGLKFYADNRVINTSELNYSASILTKKFNGKDSIKLSGNDSVKIAMRLFPDSAVNPDRSKYIELCYTIPANEYMIKTSINLVGMGEIITASQSSMDLNWNMNLNQLEKSLKTERASSTIYYKYYEDEVDYLSETKSDSKDLKTKISWIGYKQQFFSSVMIADNGFLNGKIATNMSDTAKFNKSCTSTLTVPVDNKSLQSFPMRMYFGPNHYKTLRKYDLDLERQIPLGWSSPYILGWINRFAVIPIFNWLENTGISYGIIILILTIILKIVLFPIAYKTYLSGAKMRVLKPEIDEINNKIPKEKAMERQQATMALYKKAGVNPMAGCVPMLLQMPILIALFRFFPASIELRQQSFLWATDLSSYDSIYDFGFKIPFYGDHISLFCLLMTISTIIYTRLNNQLMGTQQQMPGMKFMTYAMPIMFLGILNDFSAGLNYYYFLANMFTFLQMWIIRKTINEEKIHARIQENKRKSSTRKKSGFQKRLEEMAKQRGYNPPKR, from the coding sequence ATGAATAAAAATACAATCATAGGCCTGGTTTTGATCATTGGAATAATGGCCATTTTCAGTTATATCAATCGTCCTTCCGAAGCGGAAATAAAAAAAAGGCAGCATGAACAGGATTCGATTGCTTTAGCGTTAAAGAAAAACGACTCGATCGCAGTTGCCGAAAGTAAGATAAAAAAACTGAAAAGTGATTCATTAAAAACGGATACCGGTTCAGTAAAAACATCCAACGATTCATCTGTTTCTGTAAAACAAAAAGATGAACTGGGAATATTTGCAGGTTCGGCACAAGGTGAAAAGAAAACAATTATCGTTGAAAATGAAATTGCAAAATTTAAATTTAACACTTTTGGCGGAGGCATTTGTTATATACAACTTAAAAATTATAAAACCTTTGATAAAAAACCTATTGTATTATATCATTCTGATTCTTCACTTTTTGGTTTGAAATTTTATGCCGATAACAGGGTAATTAACACTTCAGAACTGAATTATTCTGCTTCAATTTTAACAAAGAAATTCAACGGAAAGGACAGTATAAAATTAAGCGGAAATGATTCTGTAAAAATTGCTATGCGCCTGTTCCCTGATTCAGCTGTTAATCCCGACAGAAGTAAATATATTGAACTTTGTTACACCATCCCTGCAAATGAGTATATGATAAAAACCAGTATCAACCTGGTTGGAATGGGCGAAATAATTACCGCCAGTCAAAGTTCAATGGATTTAAACTGGAACATGAACCTGAATCAACTGGAAAAAAGTTTAAAAACAGAACGTGCTTCTTCAACTATTTATTATAAGTATTACGAAGATGAAGTTGATTATTTATCAGAAACCAAAAGCGATTCAAAAGATTTAAAAACAAAAATTTCCTGGATAGGATATAAGCAACAGTTCTTTTCTTCTGTAATGATTGCTGATAACGGATTCCTGAATGGGAAAATAGCTACCAATATGAGCGATACTGCAAAATTTAATAAATCATGTACTTCAACACTTACGGTACCTGTTGATAATAAATCGTTGCAATCATTCCCAATGCGTATGTACTTTGGTCCTAACCATTATAAAACATTACGCAAATACGATCTTGACCTGGAAAGACAGATACCATTAGGATGGAGTTCTCCTTATATTCTTGGATGGATAAACCGATTCGCTGTTATTCCTATTTTTAACTGGCTTGAAAATACAGGAATAAGCTATGGTATCATTATTCTAATTCTTACAATAATTTTAAAGATAGTGTTATTTCCGATTGCATATAAAACATATCTTTCAGGGGCAAAGATGCGTGTACTGAAACCGGAAATTGATGAAATAAACAATAAGATCCCAAAAGAAAAAGCGATGGAACGCCAGCAAGCTACAATGGCTTTATATAAAAAAGCCGGGGTGAATCCAATGGCGGGTTGCGTTCCCATGTTACTGCAAATGCCTATTCTTATTGCATTATTCAGGTTTTTCCCGGCTTCTATTGAACTTAGGCAACAAAGCTTTTTATGGGCAACCGACCTGTCATCATATGATTCCATTTATGATTTTGGTTTTAAGATTCCTTTTTATGGCGATCATATAAGTTTATTCTGTCTTCTTATGACGATTTCAACAATTATATATACCAGGTTGAATAACCAGTTAATGGGAACCCAGCAACAGATGCCCGGAATGAAATTCATGACCTATGCCATGCCCATAATGTTTCTTGGAATACTAAACGATTTTTCAGCCGGACTTAATTATTATTATTTCCTTGCAAACATGTTTACCTTCCTTCAGATGTGGATTATCCGCAAAACCATTAATGAAGAAAAAATACATGCAAGAATACAGGAAAACAAAAGGAAATCGAGTACACGAAAAAAATCCGGGTTTCAGAAAAGACTTGAAGAGATGGCCAAACAACGTGGATATAATCCGCCAAAAAGATAA
- a CDS encoding RNA polymerase sigma factor: protein MNETFQNKFPQSIKELENFIDCYQNKLVHHAFFRLGNKEEAEDIVQEVIIKMFNDRNKYKDLANPSSYIFRMVSNSCIDRLRMKKNIEYKNEIFLKNILNNYVDDSSAKIIEKEEFKRVNAILSRIPDEQAEVIRQRVIDEMSFTEIADILQLPATTVKSRFKYGITKLKSIIQKSKEVQNEL, encoded by the coding sequence ATGAATGAAACTTTTCAAAATAAATTTCCTCAAAGCATAAAAGAGCTGGAAAATTTTATCGACTGTTATCAGAACAAACTTGTGCATCATGCTTTTTTCAGGCTGGGCAATAAAGAAGAAGCCGAAGATATAGTTCAGGAAGTAATTATTAAAATGTTCAATGATCGAAATAAATATAAAGATTTGGCAAATCCTTCAAGCTATATATTCCGTATGGTTTCTAACAGTTGCATCGACAGGCTCCGAATGAAGAAAAACATTGAATATAAAAATGAAATCTTTTTAAAAAATATTTTAAATAATTATGTAGATGACAGCAGCGCAAAAATTATAGAAAAAGAAGAGTTCAAGCGAGTAAATGCAATACTTTCACGAATACCGGATGAACAGGCTGAAGTAATACGACAACGTGTTATTGATGAAATGAGTTTTACCGAAATAGCCGATATACTTCAGCTTCCGGCAACCACAGTAAAATCGCGATTCAAATATGGTATCACTAAATTAAAATCAATCATTCAAAAATCAAAGGAGGTTCAAAATGAACTGTAA
- a CDS encoding 2-oxoacid:acceptor oxidoreductase subunit alpha, whose product MSKKENTVVELHDAVIRFAGDSGDGMQLSGNLFADAAALAGNAIATFPDYPAEIRAPHNTIAGVSGFQARISNSKIHSSGDLADVLVAMNAASLKANLKWAKKGATIVVDADTFDEKNIKIAGYKNNPLEDGSLNEYKLIKAPITSLTLATVKDKGIDNKTAGKTRNMFALGITYFLFNRDFKTTDEFFERKFKKKPQMIEVNKAVIRAGYNFAETLEIIHSTFKVPATTKTDKGKFRNITGNVATAWGLLAASENSGRPLFLGSYPITPATEILMELAQHKSLGAKVFQAEDEIAGICSAIGASFTGSMACTTTSGPGLSLKSEAIGLAVMTELPLVIVNVQRGGPSTGLPTKSEQSDLLQALYGRNGEGPLIIVAASSPADCFYAAYEGAKLSMEHMTPAIVLTDGYIGQGSEVFKIPQVKDLPKINPPVAKPNDPDYQPFKRDKETLVRKWALPGTEGLRHRVGGLEKLDGIGSVSMDPSNHELMSHLREKKVEKIADFIPEQKLVGDAKGDLLVVSWGGSYGSVLAAVKEMQDEGKSVSLAHFRNISPLPKNTKDILKNFKKIVVCELNLGQFVKYLKINFPEIPYHQYNKIQGLPFTVNELKEEFAKILKEN is encoded by the coding sequence ATGTCAAAAAAAGAAAATACGGTAGTTGAGTTGCACGATGCAGTTATTCGTTTTGCAGGCGATTCGGGTGATGGAATGCAGCTTTCGGGCAATCTTTTTGCTGATGCAGCTGCTTTAGCAGGAAACGCTATAGCTACGTTCCCTGATTATCCTGCCGAAATAAGGGCACCACATAATACTATTGCAGGTGTTTCCGGTTTTCAGGCACGTATAAGTAATAGTAAGATTCACTCATCGGGCGATTTGGCTGATGTGCTGGTAGCAATGAATGCTGCTTCACTGAAGGCAAACCTGAAATGGGCAAAGAAAGGTGCAACCATTGTAGTTGATGCCGATACCTTTGATGAAAAAAACATTAAAATAGCCGGTTATAAGAATAACCCGCTTGAAGATGGAAGTCTTAATGAGTACAAGCTGATAAAAGCTCCTATAACTTCTTTGACCTTAGCTACAGTTAAAGATAAAGGCATTGATAATAAAACAGCAGGCAAAACAAGAAATATGTTTGCATTAGGCATAACATATTTCCTTTTTAATCGTGATTTCAAAACTACAGATGAATTCTTTGAAAGGAAATTCAAGAAAAAACCCCAGATGATTGAAGTGAATAAAGCAGTTATCAGGGCCGGTTACAATTTTGCAGAAACCCTTGAAATTATTCATTCTACATTTAAAGTTCCTGCTACCACAAAAACAGATAAAGGCAAATTTCGTAATATTACCGGAAATGTTGCTACTGCATGGGGTTTACTTGCAGCTTCAGAGAATTCAGGACGTCCGTTATTCCTGGGTTCTTATCCTATTACTCCTGCAACTGAAATCCTGATGGAGCTTGCACAACACAAATCATTAGGTGCAAAAGTTTTCCAGGCAGAAGATGAAATTGCAGGTATATGTTCAGCTATTGGCGCCAGTTTTACCGGTTCAATGGCTTGTACTACCACATCAGGTCCTGGACTTTCATTAAAATCGGAAGCAATCGGACTGGCTGTAATGACTGAACTTCCACTCGTTATCGTGAATGTACAACGTGGTGGTCCTTCTACAGGATTACCAACAAAATCGGAACAATCCGATTTACTCCAGGCTTTATATGGACGTAATGGCGAAGGTCCTTTGATTATTGTTGCTGCTTCAAGTCCTGCCGATTGTTTTTATGCTGCTTATGAAGGAGCAAAACTTTCTATGGAACATATGACTCCGGCTATTGTTCTTACTGATGGATATATAGGTCAGGGTTCGGAAGTATTTAAAATTCCTCAAGTAAAAGATCTGCCTAAAATCAATCCTCCTGTTGCAAAACCTAATGATCCCGATTATCAGCCTTTTAAAAGAGACAAGGAAACACTGGTAAGAAAATGGGCTTTACCGGGAACCGAAGGTTTACGTCACAGGGTTGGCGGACTGGAAAAGTTAGATGGTATAGGTTCCGTTTCAATGGATCCTTCAAATCATGAATTAATGAGCCATCTTCGCGAGAAAAAAGTTGAAAAAATTGCAGATTTTATTCCCGAACAAAAACTTGTTGGCGATGCAAAAGGTGATTTACTCGTAGTGAGCTGGGGAGGAAGCTATGGATCGGTTTTAGCTGCGGTGAAAGAAATGCAGGATGAAGGAAAATCGGTTAGCCTAGCACATTTCAGGAATATTTCCCCACTACCGAAAAATACCAAAGACATACTTAAGAATTTCAAAAAAATTGTTGTGTGTGAACTTAATCTCGGTCAGTTTGTAAAATATCTGAAAATTAATTTCCCCGAAATTCCATATCATCAATATAATAAAATTCAGGGATTGCCCTTTACCGTTAATGAATTAAAAGAAGAATTTGCAAAAATATTAAAGGAGAACTAA
- a CDS encoding 4Fe-4S binding protein, whose protein sequence is MAYKIGDDCTACGTCKDECPVEAISEGDIYKIDPDVCTDCGACADVCPVECIKPE, encoded by the coding sequence ATGGCTTATAAAATTGGTGACGATTGTACTGCATGCGGCACATGTAAAGATGAATGCCCTGTTGAAGCAATATCTGAAGGCGACATCTATAAAATTGATCCTGATGTTTGCACAGATTGTGGCGCTTGCGCTGATGTTTGTCCTGTTGAATGCATTAAACCGGAATAA
- a CDS encoding radical SAM protein gives MNTENNEKYVLNPDYNFRNDVKRAIIIANSSPQCEASNNEWLSYIHPAQAMILSFFSKPTTIENAVGELSSFLSLSNDETYHIIKPFIENPEAVYTEYEGINCQFPKQIIIKYEEHLKINNTYTPEDFIYNELDFDSSRLIKGPSLITIMLTNICVTNCIYCYADRNEKISCQIPFSRIKEMISEAKQLKIKDIHVGGGEFFLYNKWYELLSELKDQGFERNFISTKVPITENDILKLKKFGGITFQFSFDSLSENKITKILGVRRNYVSEMKNTLETMDKHNIPYHVISVLTKLNSDKNDLTEMYNYLSTLKRIKYWQVRIAFKSLYSSTEFESIKLQKNERQQVFEHIDELNKQNKLKIDIDKSYLERGYFTAKKGSRSFPGATCTANRSHMYVLPDGNVTICEQMYWKKRFIIGNVLKNSIEEIWNSPAALKWVNFTKDDFRNASACKNCELLDECSNKYPNKCWADVLKVYGDENWDFPDPRCIKAPQLINEII, from the coding sequence ATGAATACAGAGAATAACGAAAAATATGTTTTAAATCCCGATTATAATTTCAGGAACGATGTTAAAAGAGCTATAATCATTGCTAACTCTTCGCCGCAATGCGAAGCCTCGAACAACGAATGGTTATCGTACATTCACCCGGCACAGGCAATGATATTGTCATTTTTTTCAAAACCCACCACCATCGAAAATGCTGTAGGCGAATTAAGTTCTTTCCTTAGTTTAAGCAACGATGAAACATACCATATCATTAAACCTTTTATTGAAAACCCCGAAGCTGTTTACACCGAATATGAAGGAATAAACTGCCAGTTCCCCAAACAAATCATCATCAAATATGAAGAGCATCTGAAAATAAACAATACTTACACTCCCGAAGATTTTATTTATAACGAATTGGATTTCGATTCGTCAAGACTTATCAAAGGACCTTCGCTGATAACAATAATGCTTACCAACATTTGCGTTACTAATTGCATTTATTGTTATGCCGACAGGAACGAAAAGATATCGTGCCAGATCCCTTTCTCACGAATCAAAGAGATGATAAGCGAAGCAAAACAACTGAAGATAAAAGATATTCATGTGGGGGGAGGCGAATTCTTTCTTTACAATAAATGGTATGAGCTTCTTTCCGAGTTAAAGGATCAAGGTTTTGAAAGAAATTTCATTTCGACAAAAGTTCCCATTACCGAAAATGATATTCTGAAACTGAAAAAATTTGGTGGAATCACTTTCCAGTTTTCATTCGATTCGCTTTCTGAAAATAAGATAACGAAAATACTTGGTGTTCGCAGAAACTATGTTTCGGAAATGAAAAACACCCTGGAAACTATGGATAAACATAATATTCCTTATCATGTGATTTCGGTATTGACAAAACTGAATTCGGATAAAAATGATTTGACAGAAATGTACAATTACCTTTCGACACTGAAAAGAATCAAGTACTGGCAGGTACGCATAGCATTCAAATCGCTTTACAGCTCAACTGAGTTTGAAAGCATCAAGCTTCAGAAAAACGAACGCCAGCAAGTGTTTGAGCATATTGACGAATTGAACAAACAAAATAAATTAAAAATAGATATTGATAAATCATACCTCGAGCGAGGATATTTTACTGCCAAAAAAGGAAGCAGATCATTTCCCGGTGCAACATGCACTGCCAACCGTTCGCACATGTATGTCCTTCCCGACGGCAATGTTACCATTTGCGAACAAATGTACTGGAAGAAACGTTTTATAATAGGCAATGTACTGAAGAATTCCATAGAAGAAATTTGGAACTCGCCGGCTGCGCTTAAATGGGTAAACTTTACAAAAGATGATTTCCGCAATGCCAGCGCTTGTAAGAATTGCGAGCTACTCGATGAGTGCAGCAATAAGTATCCGAATAAATGCTGGGCAGATGTTCTGAAAGTTTATGGCGATGAGAACTGGGACTTCCCCGACCCCAGATGTATCAAGGCTCCGCAGCTTATCAACGAGATAATTTAG
- a CDS encoding GSCFA domain-containing protein has product METFRTVFDIPESESKINYLTKSIFIGSCFTESIGNYLKELKFPTIVNPFGIVYNPISIINSIKFLLGEKKFSEKDLNFYNDVWFSFYHHSRFSDTDKKKCLEKINETIHASSEGLKQTEFIFITFGTSFIYTHREKNIIVNNCHKLPSDTFTKSLLNAERIFSEYSEYISKLKAANPSLKIIFTVSPVRHINDGIIENQLSKSILFVAVHKIIEKFNNCFYFPAYEIMMDELRDYRFYASDMIHPNETAIEYIRNRFSETYIDASSRDIMCEINKLVQAKNHKAFFPKTADFDKFMKKYLQKVSDLKKKFSYLDLKEFEEYFK; this is encoded by the coding sequence ATGGAAACCTTCAGAACTGTTTTTGACATTCCCGAATCGGAAAGTAAAATAAATTATTTGACGAAAAGTATTTTTATTGGCTCATGTTTTACAGAAAGTATTGGGAATTACCTGAAAGAACTGAAATTCCCAACTATAGTCAACCCGTTCGGAATTGTTTATAATCCAATTTCTATCATTAACTCTATCAAATTTTTATTGGGCGAAAAAAAATTCTCTGAAAAAGATCTGAACTTTTATAATGATGTTTGGTTCAGTTTTTACCATCACAGCCGTTTTTCCGATACCGATAAAAAAAAATGTTTAGAAAAAATAAATGAGACCATTCACGCTTCGTCAGAAGGATTAAAGCAAACCGAATTTATATTTATCACTTTTGGTACATCATTTATTTATACGCACAGGGAAAAAAATATTATTGTTAACAATTGTCACAAACTCCCTTCAGATACATTTACCAAATCATTACTTAATGCAGAAAGAATTTTTTCAGAATACAGTGAATATATAAGCAAACTAAAAGCTGCAAACCCTTCCCTGAAAATTATTTTTACTGTAAGCCCTGTACGCCACATAAATGATGGCATTATTGAGAATCAGCTTAGCAAATCAATATTATTTGTAGCAGTACATAAAATAATTGAAAAATTCAATAATTGTTTTTATTTTCCCGCATATGAAATAATGATGGATGAATTGAGGGATTACAGATTTTACGCCAGTGATATGATTCATCCGAACGAAACTGCAATTGAATATATTCGGAATCGATTCTCGGAAACTTATATTGATGCATCTTCCCGTGATATTATGTGTGAAATAAATAAACTGGTGCAGGCAAAAAATCATAAAGCATTTTTCCCTAAAACAGCTGATTTTGATAAGTTCATGAAAAAATATTTACAAAAAGTATCGGACTTAAAGAAGAAATTTTCTTATCTCGATTTAAAAGAATTTGAAGAATATTTTAAATAA
- a CDS encoding CTP synthase — translation MSSAKYIFVTGGVTSSLGKGIISASLAKLLQARGYAVTIQKFDPYINVDPGTLNPYEHGECYVTDDGAETDLDLGHYERFLNMPTSQANNVTTGRIYQSVIEKERRGDYLGETVQVIPHITDEIKYRMKLLGNEGSFDFIITEIGGTVGDIESLPYIETVRQMRWELGNKCLVVHLTLVPYLSAAGELKTKPTQHSVKMLLELGVQPDVLICRTERHLSENQKNKIALFCNVDASSVIESIDVDTIYKVPILMREEKLDAVVLRKMNMSEKQEPDLAKWEEFLYKLQHPVCEVNIGIVGKYVELKDAYKSISEAFVHAGSVHQCKVKVKMLHSENIDASNVKEQLKDLNGILVAPGFGERGIEGKIMAIKYARENKIPFLGICLGMQCAVIEFARNVLCLKDAHSTEMNPRTTNPVIDIMEAQKKVSCKGGTMRLGVYPCEIKEGTKAFEIYKTEQITERHRHRYEFNNKYLESFTKAGMIPVGINPKDNLVEMMEIPTHPWFVGVQFHPEYKSTVAKPHPLFVAFVGAAIANKK, via the coding sequence ATGTCTTCTGCAAAATATATTTTCGTAACAGGTGGCGTTACTTCATCGCTGGGAAAAGGGATTATTTCAGCTTCGCTTGCAAAACTTTTACAGGCAAGGGGATATGCGGTTACCATTCAGAAATTCGATCCTTATATTAATGTCGATCCCGGAACGCTTAATCCATATGAACATGGTGAATGTTATGTAACCGACGACGGTGCAGAAACAGATCTCGACCTTGGTCATTATGAACGTTTTTTAAACATGCCCACATCACAGGCAAATAATGTTACTACCGGCAGAATATACCAGTCGGTTATTGAAAAGGAAAGGCGTGGCGATTATTTAGGGGAAACAGTTCAGGTAATTCCTCATATTACTGATGAAATAAAATATCGCATGAAATTGCTTGGCAATGAAGGGTCGTTTGATTTTATTATTACTGAAATTGGAGGCACTGTAGGCGATATTGAATCTCTTCCATATATTGAAACGGTTCGCCAGATGCGCTGGGAATTGGGAAATAAATGCCTTGTTGTTCATTTAACGCTGGTGCCATACCTTTCCGCTGCCGGAGAATTAAAAACAAAACCTACACAGCACAGTGTAAAAATGTTGCTCGAACTGGGAGTGCAGCCAGATGTGTTGATTTGTCGTACCGAAAGGCATTTGAGCGAAAATCAGAAAAATAAGATTGCATTATTTTGTAATGTTGATGCTTCTTCTGTTATTGAATCAATTGATGTAGATACAATATATAAGGTGCCAATATTAATGCGTGAAGAAAAGCTGGATGCAGTTGTTTTACGAAAAATGAACATGTCGGAAAAACAAGAACCCGACCTGGCTAAATGGGAAGAGTTTCTTTATAAATTGCAGCATCCCGTATGTGAAGTGAATATTGGTATAGTTGGGAAATATGTTGAACTGAAAGATGCATACAAATCAATTAGCGAAGCTTTTGTTCATGCCGGTTCTGTTCATCAATGCAAGGTAAAAGTAAAAATGCTGCATTCCGAAAATATAGATGCATCAAATGTAAAAGAACAATTAAAGGATCTTAACGGGATATTAGTTGCACCCGGTTTTGGTGAAAGAGGAATTGAAGGAAAAATAATGGCAATAAAATATGCGCGTGAAAATAAGATTCCATTTTTGGGAATTTGTTTGGGTATGCAGTGTGCCGTTATTGAATTTGCAAGGAATGTGCTGTGTTTAAAAGATGCTCATTCTACTGAAATGAATCCGCGAACAACAAACCCTGTTATTGATATTATGGAAGCACAGAAAAAAGTTTCCTGTAAAGGCGGTACCATGAGACTGGGAGTTTATCCGTGTGAAATTAAAGAAGGAACAAAAGCATTTGAAATTTATAAAACAGAACAGATCACGGAACGTCATCGTCATCGCTACGAATTCAACAATAAATACTTGGAATCATTTACTAAAGCAGGTATGATACCTGTTGGAATAAACCCCAAGGATAATCTTGTTGAAATGATGGAAATTCCTACTCATCCATGGTTTGTTGGTGTTCAGTTTCATCCTGAATATAAAAGCACAGTTGCAAAACCTCATCCTTTGTTTGTTGCTTTTGTTGGAGCTGCAATTGCAAATAAAAAATAA